The proteins below come from a single Solea senegalensis isolate Sse05_10M linkage group LG2, IFAPA_SoseM_1, whole genome shotgun sequence genomic window:
- the LOC122785751 gene encoding four and a half LIM domains protein 2-like, producing the protein MADCCDCTECKQSLYGNKYILKEEEPYCVKCYEALFSHNCEVCHKLIGCTNKDLSFKDRHWHSECFLCMECNRSLVERPFATRDDVLMCTECYSNKFSAKCIACLKTIMPGTKKMEHKANSWHESCFTCNRCQQPIGTRTFVQKEANNYCLPCYEKLFALQCVQCKKPITTGGVNYREQPWHKECFVCIGCKQQLAGQRFTSRNDFTYCLECFCNLFAKKCASCTIPISGLGGSKYISFEQRQWHTNCFNCKKCCVSLVGRGFLTCKDDVLCADCGKDF; encoded by the exons ATGGCGGACTGCTGCGACTGCACGGAATGTAAGCAGTCTTTATATGGGAACAAGTACAtcctgaaggaggaggagccatACTGCGTTAAGTGCTATGAGGCACTTTTCTCCCACAACTGTGAAGTGTGCCATAAGCTCATTGGCTGCACCAACAAG GATCTATCATTTAAGGACCGTCACTGGCACAGTGAATGCTTCCTCTGCATGGAATGCAACCGGTCTCTGGTGGAACGGCCCTTTGCCACCAGGGATGACGTTTTGATGTGCACTGAGTGCTACAGCAACAAATTCTCTGCCAAGTGCATTGCATGTCTAAAGACCATCATGCCAG GCACTAAAAAGATGGAGCACAAGGCCAACAGTTGGCATGAGAGCTGTTTCACCTGCAACCGTTGCCAGCAGCCCATCGGCACCAGGACTTTCGTCCAGAAGGAAGCCAACAACTACTGCCTGCCCTGCTACGAGAAGCTGTTTGCTCTGCAGTGTGTTCAATGCAAGAAG CCCATCACCACTGGAGGAGTGAACTACCGTGAGCAGCCCTGGCATAAGGAGTGCTTTGTTTGCATCGGCTGCAAGCAGCAGCTGGCAGGCCAGCGCTTCACCTCTCGAAACGACTTCACCTACTGCCTTGAATGCTTCTGCAACCTATTTGCTAAGAAATGTGCCTCCTGCACCATCCCCATCAGCG GTCTCGGGGGAAGCAAATACATCTCCTTTGAGCAGCGCCAGTGGCACACCAACTGCTTCAACTGCAAGAAGTGCTGTGTGTCCCTGGTCGGCCGAGGTTTCCTGACGTGCAAAGATGATGTCCTTTGCGCCGATTGTGGCAAAGATTTCTGA
- the LOC122762548 gene encoding PI-PLC X domain-containing protein 1-like isoform X1, which produces MEDEEWSQLERNPDWMSSLPEELLDVPLWNLAIPGSHDSMSFCLDESSPVLRSESCLLRVLDSLFPCWTRPCVYRWATTQQSVLSDQCDLGIRFLDLRIARKPSGGSELYFAHGIYTLISVKEALYELSAWLDAHPKEIVIISCSHFDSLRDEDHVCLVESIITLFGEKLCFSQDTPTLRSCWSRCQQVIVSYGNKQVVLRHPELWTEIPYWYADSPNPKKVITYLEDQKHRRRPAGFYVSRLNLTEDAPYVVLHPLQSMRKMTKKALWMLLSWTGEQQPGPEDGEVNIICCDFVDISQFCSLVIGLNYKLVGGASTLTTHSGF; this is translated from the exons ATGGAGGACGAAGAGTGGTCACAGCTCGAAAGGAACCCGGACTGGATGTCCTCTCTGCCCGAGGAACTGCTGGATGTCCCGCTGTGGAACTTGGCCATACCCG GAAGCCATGACAGCATGTCTTTCTGTCTGGATGAGTCCTCACCTGTGCTGAGATCAGAGTCCTGCCTCCTCAGAGTACTGGACAGTCTGTTTCCCTGCTGGACTCGTCCCTGTGTTTACCGCTGGGCCACCACACAG caATCAGTCCTCAGTGATCAGTGTGATCTCGGGATTCGATTTTTAGACCTACGGATCGCCAGGAAGCCATCAGGAGGCAGCGAATTATACTTTGCCCATGGCATCTACACATTAATTTCCGTCAAG gaGGCTCTGTATGAGCTCTCTGCCTGGCTGGATGCTCATCCTAAAGAGATTGTGATCATTTCATGCTCGCATTTTGATTCGCTGAGAGATGAAGATCATGTCTGTCTTGTGGAGAGCATCATCACACTGTTTGGAGAAAAACTATGCTTctcacag gACACACCTACTCTGCGCTCCTGCTGGTCCAGATGTCAGCAGGTCATCGTTTCCTATGGAAACAAGCAGGTGGTGCTGCGGCATCCTGAGCTGTGGACTGAAATACCATACTG GTATGCTGACAGTCCAAACCCTAAGAAGGTGATCACTTATCTGGAGGACCAGAAGCACAGAAGAAGACCAg ctggtTTTTACGTCAGCCGCCTAAACCTGACAGAAGATGCACCTTACGTCGTCCTCCATCCCCTTCAGAGCATGAGGAAGATGACGAAGAAGGCTCTTTGGATGCTGCTGAGCTGGACGGGCGAGCAGCAGCCAGGGCCTGAAGACGGTGAAGTCAACATCATCTGCTGTGACTTTGTGGACATCAGTCAGTTCTGCTCACTTGTAATTGGCCTGAACTACAAACTAGTGGGCGGAGCCAGCACGCTCACCACTCATTCAGGTTTTTAG
- the LOC122762548 gene encoding PI-PLC X domain-containing protein 1-like isoform X2 encodes MSFCLDESSPVLRSESCLLRVLDSLFPCWTRPCVYRWATTQQSVLSDQCDLGIRFLDLRIARKPSGGSELYFAHGIYTLISVKEALYELSAWLDAHPKEIVIISCSHFDSLRDEDHVCLVESIITLFGEKLCFSQDTPTLRSCWSRCQQVIVSYGNKQVVLRHPELWTEIPYWYADSPNPKKVITYLEDQKHRRRPAGFYVSRLNLTEDAPYVVLHPLQSMRKMTKKALWMLLSWTGEQQPGPEDGEVNIICCDFVDISQFCSLVIGLNYKLVGGASTLTTHSGF; translated from the exons ATGTCTTTCTGTCTGGATGAGTCCTCACCTGTGCTGAGATCAGAGTCCTGCCTCCTCAGAGTACTGGACAGTCTGTTTCCCTGCTGGACTCGTCCCTGTGTTTACCGCTGGGCCACCACACAG caATCAGTCCTCAGTGATCAGTGTGATCTCGGGATTCGATTTTTAGACCTACGGATCGCCAGGAAGCCATCAGGAGGCAGCGAATTATACTTTGCCCATGGCATCTACACATTAATTTCCGTCAAG gaGGCTCTGTATGAGCTCTCTGCCTGGCTGGATGCTCATCCTAAAGAGATTGTGATCATTTCATGCTCGCATTTTGATTCGCTGAGAGATGAAGATCATGTCTGTCTTGTGGAGAGCATCATCACACTGTTTGGAGAAAAACTATGCTTctcacag gACACACCTACTCTGCGCTCCTGCTGGTCCAGATGTCAGCAGGTCATCGTTTCCTATGGAAACAAGCAGGTGGTGCTGCGGCATCCTGAGCTGTGGACTGAAATACCATACTG GTATGCTGACAGTCCAAACCCTAAGAAGGTGATCACTTATCTGGAGGACCAGAAGCACAGAAGAAGACCAg ctggtTTTTACGTCAGCCGCCTAAACCTGACAGAAGATGCACCTTACGTCGTCCTCCATCCCCTTCAGAGCATGAGGAAGATGACGAAGAAGGCTCTTTGGATGCTGCTGAGCTGGACGGGCGAGCAGCAGCCAGGGCCTGAAGACGGTGAAGTCAACATCATCTGCTGTGACTTTGTGGACATCAGTCAGTTCTGCTCACTTGTAATTGGCCTGAACTACAAACTAGTGGGCGGAGCCAGCACGCTCACCACTCATTCAGGTTTTTAG